One Canis lupus dingo isolate Sandy chromosome 3, ASM325472v2, whole genome shotgun sequence DNA window includes the following coding sequences:
- the RGMA gene encoding repulsive guidance molecule A isoform X2: MQPPRERLVVTGRAGWMGMGRGAGRSALGFWPTLAFLLCSLPAATSPCKILKCNSEFWSATAGSHSPASDDAPEFCAALRTYALCTRRTARTCRGDLAYHSAVHGIEDLMSQYNCSKDGPTSQPRLRTLPPPSDSQERSDSPEICHYEKSFHKHSAAPNYTHCGLFGDPHLRTFTDRFQTCKVQGAWPLIDNNYLNVQVTNTPVLPGSAATATSKLTIIFKNFQECVDQKVYQAEMDELPAAFADGSKNGGDKHGANSLKITEKVSGQHVEIQAKYIGTTIVVRQVGRYLTFAVRMPEEVVHAVEDRDGQGLYLCLRGCPLNQQIDFPGPGARSPAPAAADTFPYEAAAAKCKEKLPVEDLYYQACVFDLLTTGDVNFTLAAYYALEDVKMLHSDKDRLHLYERTREPPGRAAAPRPRLGSLALLALLPALLRAVASA; this comes from the exons ccACGTCCCCGTGCAAGATCCTCAAGTGCAACTCTGAGTTCTGGAGCGCCACAGCGGGCAGCCACTCCCCGGCCTCGGACGACGCCCCCGAGTTCTGCGCCGCTCTGCGCACCTACGCCCTGTGCACGCGGCGCACGGCCCGCACCTGCCGGGGCGACCTGGCCTACCACTCGGCCGTCCATGGCATAGAGGACCTCATGAGCCAGTACAACTGCTCCAAGGATGGCCCCACGTCGCAGCCGCGCCTGCGCACCCTCCCGCCGCCCAGCGACAGCCAGGAGCGCTCCGACAGCCCCGAGATCTGCCACTACGAGAAAAGCTTCCACAAGCACTCGGCGGCCCCCAACTACACGCACTGCGGCCTCTTCGGGGACCCGCACCTCAGGACTTTCACAGACCGCTTCCAGACCTGCAAGGTGCAGGGCGCCTGGCCGCTCATCGACAATAATTACCTGAACGTGCAGGTCACCAACACACCTGTGCTGCCTGGCTCGGCCGCCACCGCCACCAGCAAG ctcaccATCATCTTCAAGAACTTCCAGGAGTGTGTGGACCAGAAGGTGTACCAGGCCGAGATGGACGAGCTCCCGGCCGCCTTCGCCGACGGCTCCAAGAACGGCGGGGACAAGCACGGGGCCAACAGTCTGAAGATCACCGAGAAGGTGTCGGGCCAGCACGTGGAGATCCAGGCCAAGTACATCGGCACCACCATCGTGGTGCGCCAGGTGGGCCGCTACCTGACGTTCGCGGTGCGCATGCCCGAGGAGGTGGTGCACGCCGTGGAGGACCGCGACGGCCAGggcctctacctctgcctgcgGGGCTGCCCCCTCAACCAGCAGATCGACTTCCCGGGCCCCggcgcccgcagccccgcgcccgccgccgcggACACCTTCCCCTACGAGGCGGCGGCGGCCAAGTGCAAGGAGAAGCTGCCGGTGGAGGACCTCTACTACCAGGCCTGCGTCTTCGACCTGCTCACCACCGGCGACGTCAACTTCACGCTGGCCGCCTACTACGCGCTGGAGGACGTCAAGATGCTGCACTCCGACAAGGACAGGCTGCACCTGTACGAGAGGACGCGGGagccgccgggccgggccgccgcgCCCCGGCCGCGCCTGGGCAGCCTCGCGCTCCTAGCCCTGCTCCCCGCCTTGCTGCGGGCCGTGGCCTCCGCCTAG